One window of Quercus robur chromosome 12, dhQueRobu3.1, whole genome shotgun sequence genomic DNA carries:
- the LOC126710402 gene encoding beta-adaptin-like protein C, with amino-acid sequence MSGHDSKYFSTTKKGEIPELKEELNSQYKDKRKDAVKKVIAAMTVGKDVSSLFTDVVNCMQTENLELKKLVYLYLINYAKSQPDLAILAVNTFVKDSQDPNPLIRALAVRTMGCIRVDKITEYLCDPLQRCLKDDDPYVRKTAAICVAKLYDINAELVEDRGFLESLKDLISDNNPMVVANAVAALAEIQDNSISPIFEITSHTLSKLLTALNECTEWGQVFILDALSRYKAADAREAENIVERVTPRLQHANCAVVLSAVKMILQQMELITSTDVVRNLCKKMAPPLVTLLSAEPEIQYVALRNINLIVQRRPTILAHEIKVFFCKYNDPIYVKMEKLEIMIKLASDRNIDQVLLEFKEYATEVDVDFVRKAVRAIGRCAIKLERAAERCISVLLELIKIKVNYVVQEAIIVIKDIFRRYPNTYESIIATLCESLDTLDEPEAKASMIWIIGEYAERIDNADELLESFLESFPEEPAQVQLQLLTATVKLFLKKPTEGPQQMIQVVLNNATVETDNPDLRDRAYIYWRLLSTDPEAAKDVVLAEKPVITDDSNQLDPSLLDELLANIATLSSVYHKPPEAFVTRVKTTAQKTEDDDYPEGGSETGYSESSAHAADGGVSPTSSSNVPYSAARQPAPAPPSPAAPVPDLLGDLIGLDNNAIVPVDQPATPSGPPLPVVLPASTGQGLQISAQLTQQDGQIYYSLSFENNSQIPLDGFMIQFNKNTFGLAAAGPLQVPQVQPGTSASTLLPMVMFQNLSQGPPSSLLQVAVKNSQQPVWYFNDKAPLHVFFTEDGRMERGNFLETWRSLPDSNEVSKDFPDIVVNSVEATLDRLAASNMFFIAKRKHANQDVFYFSAKLPRGIPFLIELTTVIGTLGVKCAIKTPSPELAPLFFESLETLLKV; translated from the exons ATGAGTGGCCACGACTCCAAGTACTTCTCCACCACCAAGAAAGGTGAAATCCCCGAGCTCAAAGAGGAGCTCAATTCCCAGTACAag GATAAGAGAAAAGATGCTGTTAAGAAGGTGATTGCTGCAATGACTGTTGGGAAGGATGTTTCATCCTTGTTCACAGACGTAGTAAATTGCATGCAAACAGAGAATTTGGAGTTGAAAAAGCTTGTTTATCTGTATCTTATTAATTATGCTAAAAGCCAGcctgacctagctatccttgcAGTAAATACATTTGTGAAG GATTCACAGGACCCAAATCCTTTGATTCGAGCTTTGGCTGTACGGACAATGGGATGCATACGTGTTGATAAAATCACAGAATATTTGTGTGACCCCCTTCAGAGGTGTCTTAAG GATGACGATCCATATGTCCGAAAGACAGCAGCTATATGTGTTGCAAAACTTTATGATATCAATGCTGAGTTAGTTGAGGACAGAGGTTTCTTGGaatctttgaaggatttgatATCTGACAATAATCCAATGGTTGTAGCAAATGCTGTCGCTGCTCTTGCTGAGATACAAGATAATAGCATTAGTCCCATTTTTGAGATCACTAGCCACACACTCTCGAAGCTTCTTACTGCATTAAATGAATGCACAGA GTGGGGTCAAGTATTTATCTTGGATGCTCTTTCTAGATACAAGGCAGCCGATGCTCGTGAAGCTGAAAATATAGTTGAGAGAGTTACTCCACGGCTACAACATGCTAATTGTGCGGTTGTACTATCAGCTGTTAAG ATGATTCTCCAACAAATGGAACTTATCACCAGTACTGATGTGGTTCGAAATCTTTGCAAAAAGATGGCTCCTCCTCTTGTGACATTACTTTCTGCAGAACCTGAGATACAATATGTTGCATTGCGTAACATCAATCTTATAGTACAAAGACGGCCTACGATCCTTGCCCATGAAATTAAG GTGTTTTTCTGCAAGTACAATGACCCAATATATGTGAAAATGGAGAAATTAGAAATCATGATAAAACTTGCTTCTGACCGAAATATAGATCAG GTTCTATTGGAATTTAAAGAATATGCCACAGAAGTAGATGTAGACTTTGTTAGAAAGGCTGTTCGTGCTATTGGCCGTTGTGCCATCAAGCTAGAAAGAGCTGCTGAGCGATGCATTAGTGTTTTGCTTGAACTGATCAAGATTAAAGTGAACTATGTGGTTCAAGAGGCAATTATAGTCATTAAAGATATCTTTAGAAGATACCCCAACAC CTATGAGTCTATCATTGCAACACTCTGTGAGAGCTTAGACACTTTAGATGAGCCGGAAGCTAAG GCTTCAATGATCTGGATAATTGGTGAATATGCGGAAAGAATTGATAATGCTGATGAGCTCCTTGAAAGTTTCTTGGAGAGTTTCCCCGAAGAGCCTGCACAAGTCCAATTGCAATTGCTGACTGCAACTGTCAAACTTTTTCTCAAGAAGCCAACTGAAGGCCCACAGCAGATGATTCAG GTTGTCTTGAATAATGCCACTGTGGAGACAGATAATCCTGATCTGCGGGATCGTGCATACATATATTGGCGTCTCTTATCGACCGATCCTGAG GCAGCTAAGGATGTTGTGTTAGCCGAGAAGCCTGTGATAACTGATGATTCAAACCAACTTGATCCATCTCTTCTGGATGAGCTTCTTGCTAACATTGCTACACTATCTTCTGTGTATCACAAACCCCCAGAAGCATTTGTAACCCGTGTGAAGACAACAGCCCAGAAAACCGAAGATGATGACTATCCTGAGGGTGGGAGTGAAACAGGATATTCTGAATCATCTGCTCACGCAGCTGATGGTGGTGTATCTCCAACTAGTTCAAGTAATGTTCCATATTCTGCTGCAAGGCAACCAGCCCCTGCACCACCTTCACCTGCTGCTCCAGTGCCAGATTTGCTTGGTGATCTGATAGGCCTTGACAATAATGCTATTGTTCCTGTTGATCAGCCTGCTACTCCTAGTGG CCCTCCATTGCCTGTTGTACTACCAGCATCAACTGGCCAAGGTTTACAAATCAGTGCACAGCTGACACAACAGGATGGTCAAATATATTACAGTTTATCGTTTGAAAACAACTCCCAAATTCCACTCGATGGGTTCATGATTCAGTTCAACAAGAATACATTTGGTCTTGCAGCCGCTGGACCCTTGCAG GTTCCACAAGTGCAACCTGGGACATCAGCTAGTACTCTTCTGCCTATGGTTATGTTCCAGAATTTGTCTCAAGGTCCCCCAAGCTCACTTTTACAAGTAGCTGTGAAAAACAGTCAACAGCCAGTGTGGTACTTCAATGACAAAGCCCCATTGCATGTGTTCTTCACTGAGGATGGGAGAATGGAGCGTGGAAACTTCCTTGag ACGTGGAGGTCCCTTCCTGATTCAAATGAGGTTTCGAAGGACTTCCCAGACATTGTGGTGAACAGTGTGGAAGCAACTCTAGATCGGCTGGCTGCATCAAACATGTTCTTTATTGCAAAGCGCAAGCATGCAAACCAGGACGTATTCTACTTCTCTGCTAAACTCCCTCGAGGGATACCATTTTTGATCGAACTCACAACTGTCATCGGAACTCTTGGGGTCAAGTGTGCGATCAAGACTCCAAGCCCTGAATTGGCACCTCTTTTCTTTGAATCCCTTGAGACTCTCCTCAAGGTTTGA
- the LOC126708815 gene encoding general transcription and DNA repair factor IIH helicase subunit XPB1, protein MGHGEKGRPNKKHKSSAKEDHRIIVEDEDAYYGEEVDDDNRDGEKKRDFTKLELKPDHANRPLWACADGRIFLETFSPLYKQAYDFLIAIAEPVCRPESMHEYNLTPHSLYAAVSVGLETETIIAVLNKLSKTKLPKEMIDFIHASTANYGKVKLVLKKNRYFVESPFPEVLKKLLKDEAISKARINAEVSNGSDGFTISKAKGEIGTGHEDLLSGAEVAAAAEEKETHAFEVDPAQVENVKQRCLPNALNYPMLEEYDFRNDTVNPDLDMELKPHAQPRPYQEKSLSKMFGNGRARSGIIVLPCGAGKSLVGVSAACRIKKSCLCLATNAVSVDQWAFQFRLWSTIREDQICRFTSDSKERFRGNAGVVVTTYNMVAFGGKRSEESEKIIEEIRNREWGLLLMDEVHVVPAHMFRKVISITKSHCKLGLTATLVREDERITDLNFLIGPKLYEANWLDLVKGGFIANVQCAEVWCPMTKEFFAEYLKKENSKKKQALYVMNPNKFRACEFLIRFHEQQRGDKIIVFADNLFALTEYAMKLRKPMIYGATSHVERTKILEAFKTSKEVNTVFLSKVGDNSIDIPEANVIIQISSHAGSRRQEAQRLGRILRAKGKLQDRMAGGKEEYNAFFYSLVSTDTQEMYYSTKRQQFLIDQGYSFKVITSLPPSDTGADLSYHSLQDQLALLSKVLSAGDDAVGLEQLEEDADDIALHKTRRFMGSMSAMSGANGMVYMEYSTGRKMQGQLKGKPKDPAKRHHLFKRRFT, encoded by the exons ATGGGACACG GTGAAAAAGGCCGACCCAACAAAAAGCACAAATCTTCAGCCAAG GAAGATCACAGGATCattgttgaagatgaagatgcaTATTATGGCGAAGAAGTCGACGATGATAACCGCGATG GTGAGAAAAAGAGAGACTTTACCAAATTAGAGTTGAAACCGGATCATGCTAATAGACCTTTGTGGGCTTGCGCGGATGGCCGTATTTTCCTCGAAACATTTTCGCCTTTGTATAAGCAAGCTTATGATTTTCTCATTGCTATAGCTGAACCCGTTTGCAG GCCCGAGTCGATGCATGAGTACAACCTGACCCCTCATTCATTGTATGCCGCGGTGTCTGTTGGTCTTGAAACTGAAACTATCATAGCTGTTTTGAATAAACTGTCAAAGACGAAGCTGCCTAAGGAAATGATTGATTTCATACATGCTTCCACGGCCAATTATGGCAAAGTGAAGCTCGTGCTAAAGAAGAATAGGTACTTTGTGGAATCTCCATTTCCTGAG GTATTGAAGAAGTTGCTTAAGGATGAAGCCATATCCAAAGCAAGGATTAATGCTGAG GTTTCAAATGGAAGTGATGGCTTTACAATCAGCAAAGCAAAGGGTGAAATTGGAACTGGTCATGAGGATTTGCTTAGTGGAGCAGAAGTGGCAGCTGCagcagaagaaaaagaaactcatGCATTTGAGGTTGACCCTGCTCAG GTTGAGAATGTAAAGCAACGTTGCTTGCCAAATGCTTTAAATTACCCCATGTTGGAGGAGTATGACTTCAGAAATGATACC GTCAACCCTGACCTCGATATGGAATTGAAGCCTCATGCACAACCACGGCCATATCAGGAAAAGAGTCTTAGTAAAATGTTTGGAAATG GTAGAGCAAGATCTGGCATCATAGTGCTACCTTGTGGTGCTGGAAAGTCTCTAGTTGGTGTCTCTGCAGCTTGCAGAATAAAAAAAAGCTGCCTTTGCTTAGCAACAAATGCTGTTTCTGTGGATCAGTGGGCTTTCCAGTTCAGGCTATGGTCAACCATCCGAGAAGATCAAATCTGTCGTTTCACATCTGATAGCAAAGAAAGATTCCGCGGTAATGCTGGGGTGGTTGTGACAACATATAACATGGTTGCTTTTGGTGGTAAACGGTCTGAAGAATCTGAAAAGATTATTGAAGAGATAAGAAATAGAGAATGGGGTTTGCTTCTCATGGATGAG GTGCATGTGGTTCCTGCTCACATGTTTCGAAAGGTCATTAGTATCACTAAATCTCACTGCAAGCTTGGGCTCACTG CCACTCTTGTTAGAGAGGATGAAAGGATTACCGATCTAAACTTTCTTATTGGGCCGAAATTGTATGAAGCAAACTGGTTGGATCTAGTAAAAGGTGGATTTATTGCAAATGTACAGTGTGCTGAAGTATGGTGTCCAATGACAAAGGAGTTTTTTGCTGAATATTTGAAGAAAGAAAACTCCAAGAAAAAGCAG GCACTCTATGTGATGAACCCAAATAAGTTCAGGGCATGCGAGTTTCTTATAAGGTTTCATGAACAGCAGCGTGGCGATAAAATAATTGTCTTTGCTGACAATCTTTTTGCACTCACAGAGTATGCGATGAAACTACGCAAACCTATGATCTATGGTGCTACCAG CCATGTTGAGAGGACAAAAATTCTTGAAGCTTTCAAAACTAGCAAGGAAGTAAACACAGTTTTCCTGTCCAAG GTGGGTGATAATTCGATAGATATTCCTGAGGCGAATGTTATCATTCAGATTTCTTCACATGCTGGTTCAAGACGTCAAGAAGCCCAACGTCTGGGTCGTATTCTTAGGGCTAAG GGTAAACTTCAAGATAGGATGGCGGGAGGTAAAGAGGAGTACAATGCATTTTTCTATTCCCTTGTGTCAACAGATACACAG GAGATGTACTACTCTACCAAAAGGCAGCAGTTTTTGATTGATCAAGGTTATAGCTTTAAg GTAATAACAAGCTTGCCTCCATCTGATACGGGAGCTGATTTGAGTTACCACAGTTTACAAGATCAATTGGCACTACTTTCCAAG GTGTTGAGTGCTGGCGATGATGCAGTTGGTTTAGAGCAATTAGAAGAAGATGCAGATGACATAGCGCTTCATAAAACCCGTCGTTTTATGGGTTCCATGAGTGCTATGTCAGGTGCAAATGGGATGGTTTACATGGAGTACAG TACTGGGCGAAAAATGCAAGGCCAGTTGAAGGGTAAGCCCAAGGATCCAGCCAAGCGACATCACCTGTTCAAAAGGCGCTTTACTTGA